A window of Roseiflexus castenholzii DSM 13941 genomic DNA:
TGCGCGCCGACACTGCGCGGATTGGACCGAGCAGATGCATGGTCAGATCGATCATGTGCGATCCGAGGTCGGCAAGCACGCCGCTCCCCGGTCCGCTGAAACGCCAGGTGATGGCGCGATCGCGCCGCAGGTTGCTGCTGCGGTAGTAGCGCAGGTGAAACCCGCGCACCTCGCCGAGCAATCCGCCGGTCACACGTCGGCGCGCCTCCTGGATCGCCGGAGCGAATCGTAGATGAAAGTTCACGCTGCCGGTCAATCCATTCACGCGCGCCAGTTCGACAATGCGCGCCGATTCGTCTGGCGTTGCGCCAAGCGGTTTTTCGCAGAAGAGTGCCTTTCCAGCCGCAAGCGCCGCCTTTGCGATCCGGGCATGATCGCCGGTTGGCGCACAGCAGTCCACGACCGTCACAGCGGGATGCGCCAGCAACGCGCCGAGATCGGTGGTCGTCAACACATGCTTGCCGAGTTCACGGCGCGCCCGCTCTGCCGACGCGACGCTGGCAGTGGCAACTGCTACGATACGCGCTCGCTCCGCCAGGTTGGGGTATGCCAGCGGCAGCATTTGATAACAGAGCGCATGCATGCGCCCGATGCCGCCATAGCCAACCAATCCAATGCCAATCTCTGCTGCCATGTCGTCACGTCCTGTCGAACGGCGGCGCACCTGCGCGCGCGAGGCATTCCAGTTCGTCCAGGGCGGCGTGAGCGGCGGCATAGATGTGCGGCTCACGCTGCGCCAGTTCGCGTTCCTCGAACTCCTCGACATCGAGCCTCAGCAGTCGATCGCGCCGCGCCGACACGAACAGATCGAGGTCGAGGTCTTCGGAGGTGATTGCCTCTGCGCTGATAATTGCCGGGCGCGTCACATTACAGTACCATCCTTTGAGCGCGCCGGTCGCATTGCGCAATTCAAACACATTGTACCAGCGGTTGGCGTAGAAATGCTCGAAGAAGACATCCCCCGTCTCGAAAGTCACATACCCCAGGTCGAGGCGTGGGCGATCCCAGCGGGCGCGCACCAGCGCATAGTC
This region includes:
- a CDS encoding Gfo/Idh/MocA family protein, translating into MAAEIGIGLVGYGGIGRMHALCYQMLPLAYPNLAERARIVAVATASVASAERARRELGKHVLTTTDLGALLAHPAVTVVDCCAPTGDHARIAKAALAAGKALFCEKPLGATPDESARIVELARVNGLTGSVNFHLRFAPAIQEARRRVTGGLLGEVRGFHLRYYRSSNLRRDRAITWRFSGPGSGVLADLGSHMIDLTMHLLGPIRAVSARTATLITERPGANGVPSPVEGDDVAWLSLELINGGYGTIEVSKMVPGASDDIRIEAYGSAGALIFDTRDPNGLEVIEGIGEIGGRRIATLSRTMPPATLPSPETPGGTLQWHLASIASFIDALYRGVSPEPTLTNGWLADCVIGAARQSAASGGAWIGVDED
- a CDS encoding DUF402 domain-containing protein, whose product is MKVVTVRLLKPTKNHTVTYQAEVVQMTPDYALVRARWDRPRLDLGYVTFETGDVFFEHFYANRWYNVFELRNATGALKGWYCNVTRPAIISAEAITSEDLDLDLFVSARRDRLLRLDVEEFEERELAQREPHIYAAAHAALDELECLARAGAPPFDRT